One region of Carya illinoinensis cultivar Pawnee chromosome 8, C.illinoinensisPawnee_v1, whole genome shotgun sequence genomic DNA includes:
- the LOC122318897 gene encoding pentatricopeptide repeat-containing protein At2g18940, chloroplastic, with translation MEGALFNSRPVYPIPTNRPAQPNPPLKFTSTTLPPPPQSPSPASFPLDTLLQHLLHLSSPPNTTHRLKPIHPPQRSNAPFPALNISVDSAEAEHELAHPKILTSVSAPQFENNKEEARLENGTLEFLSIKCKFMFNSILQQPLTSLNAFFDSVKSELREVDLISLLRALDLSDNRERALLLIEWVSMNLSSENVKLDNQVIELMVRILGKESRHLNALKLFDVIPIEEYLLDIRAYTTILHAFSRAGKYRKAIALFEKIKESGLSPTLVTYNVMLDVYGKMGRSWNKILVLLDEMRNKGLEFDEFTCSTVISACGREGLLKEAREFFAGLKSQGYAPGTVTYNSLLQVFGKAGIFSEALSILKEMEDNNCPPDSVTYNELVAAYVRAGFYEEGAAVIDTMTHKGVFPNAVTYTTVINAHGRAGKEDKALRLFNQMKELGCVPNVCTYNAVLSMLGKRSRSEEMIKILCDMKLHGCAPNRITWNTMLAVCGDKGKHKYLTRILREMKHCGFEPDRDTFNTLISAYGRCGSQIDAAKMSEDMIEAGFTPCVTTYNAFLNALARRGDYRAAESVILDMRNKGFKPNETSYSLMLHCYAKGGNIRGIEKIENEIYDGPIYPSWMLLRTLILANFKCRALMGMERAFLELQKNGYKPDLVLFNCMLSIFAKKNMYDRAHEMLHLIHENGLQPDLVTYNSLMDMYARGGECWKAEEVLKGLQESGGKPDLVSYNTVIKGFCRQGLMQEAIRTLSEMTARGIRPCIFTYNTFVAGYVGQGMFTEADEVLGYMIQNNCRPNELTYKIVVDGYCKARKYNEAMDFVSKIKGMDNSFDDQFEQRLASRIREFLES, from the coding sequence atggaAGGTGCTCTCTTTAATAGCCGGCCGGTGTATCCCATCCCGACCAACAGACCCGCCCAACCTAACCCGCCTCTGAAATTCACTTCAACAACACTGCCGCCCCCTCCTCAATCCCCGTCTCCTGCCTCGTTCCCCTTAGACACTCTCCTTCAGCACCTTCTTCACCTCTCTTCGCCTCCCAACACCACCCACAGGCTCAAACCCATACATCCACCTCAGCGCAGCAACGCCCCCTTCCCCGCCCTTAACATTTCGGTTGATTCGGCCGAGGCAGAACACGAACTAGCCCATCCCAAAATATTAACTTCAGTTTCAGCCCCACAGTTTGAGAACAACAAAGAAGAGGCTCGACTAGAAAATGGAACTCTTGAATTCTTGTCAATAAAGTGTAAGTTCATGTTCAATTCAATTTTACAACAGCCTTTGACTAGTTTGAATGCATTCTTTGATTCTGTCAAGTCTGAGTTGCGTGAAGTTGATTTGATCAGTCTCTTGAGAGCATTAGACCTTTCAGACAATCGGGAGAGAGCCCTTTTGTTGATTGAATGGGTTTCCATGAACTTAAGCTCTGAAAATGTGAAACTGGATAATCAGGTTATTGAATTAATGGTTAGGATTCTTGGGAAAGAGTCGCGGCATTTGAACGCGTTGAAGTTGTTTGATGTTATTCCTATTGAGGAATACTTGCTTGATATCCGAGCCTATACCACAATTCTTCATGCATTTTCTCGCGCTGGCAAGTACAGAAAAGCAATCGCTTTGTTTGAGAAGATAAAGGAAAGTGGTCTCTCCCCTACTTTGGTAACTTACAACGTGATGCTTGATGTTTATGGGAAGATGGGTCGTTCTTGGAATAAGATTTTAGTCCTCTTGGATGAGATGAGAAACAAAGGGCTTGagtttgatgaatttacttgCAGTACTGTGATATCTGCGTGTGGGAGAGAGGGCCTTTTAAAAGAAGCGAGGGAGTTCTTTGCCGGATTGAAGTCACAGGGGTATGCACCTGGAACTGTTACTTATAATTCTCTGCTACAAGTGTTTGGGAAGGCAGGGATATTCTCAGAGGCCTTGAGCATCTTGAAGGAAATGGAGGATAATAACTGCCCACCTGACTCAGTTACTTACAACGAGCTTGTAGCAGCTTATGTCAGAGCTGGATTCTATGAAGAAGGAGCAGCTGTCATTGACACAATGACACACAAAGGTGTATTTCCCAATGCTGTTACATATACCACGGTAATAAACGCTCATGGCAGGGCAGGAAAGGAGGACAAGGCCTTAAGGCTGTTCAACCAGATGAAGGAGTTGGGTTGTGTTCCTAATGTATGCACATACAATGCTGTTCTCTCAATGCTAGGGAAAAGATCGCGATCAGAAGAGATGATAAAGATACTCTGTGATATGAAGTTACATGGATGTGCTCCAAACCGTATTACATGGAACACAATGCTTGCCGTGTGTGGTGACAAGGGTAAACACAAGTATCTCACTCGCATCTTACGGGAAATGAAGCATTGTGGTTTTGAGCCAGATAGAGACACCTTTAACACTTTGATCAGTGCATATGGCCGGTGTGGCTCTCAAATTGATGCTGCTAAAATGTCTGAGGACATGATTGAAGCAGGTTTTACTCCTTGTGTTACCACTTATAATGCTTTTCTAAATGCTCTGGCTCGTCGAGGTGATTATAGAGCTGCAGAATCTGTCATTCTAGACATGAGAAATAAGGGTTTCAAGCCAAACGAAACTTCATATTCACTGATGCTTCATTGTTATGCAAAGGGAGGAAATATCAGAGGCATAGAGAAGATTGAGAACGAAATTTATGATGGTCCTATTTATCCTAGTTGGATGCTTTTGAGAACTCTCATTCTTGCAAACTTCAAGTGTAGAGCACTAATGGGAATGGAGAGGGCATTTCTGGAATTGCAGAAGAATGGATATAAGCCTGATTTGGTTTTGTTTAATTGCATGCTCTCCATTTTCGCCAAAAAAAACATGTATGACAGGGCCCATGAGATGCTGCACTTGATTCATGAGAATGGGCTGCAGCCAGATCTCGTGACCTACAATAGCTTGATGGACATGTACGCTAGAGGGGGAGAGTGCTGGAAAGCAGAAGAAGTCCTTAAGGGACTACAAGAATCTGGTGGGAAACCAGACCTCGTGTCTTACAACACTGTCATCAAAGGATTTTGCAGACAAGGGCTCATGCAGGAGGCTATAAGAACTCTCTCAGAGATGACGGCCAGAGGGATTCGGCCCTGTATCTTTACATACAATACTTTTGTGGCAGGTTATGTTGGGCAGGGAATGTTTACAGAAGCGGATGAAGTATTAGGCTATATGATTCAGAATAATTGCAGACCGAATGAGCTAACTTACAAGATTGTAGTGGATGGTTATTGTAAGGCGAGAAAATACAATGAGGCCATGGATTTTGTGTCAAAGATAAAGGGGATGGATAATTCTTTTGACGATCAGTTTGAACAGAGACTTGCTTCCCGCATCAGGGAGTTTTTGGAGTCATGA
- the LOC122318620 gene encoding adagio protein 1-like codes for MVEAMEWDSSNSDLSDDEDEGFVLNNGGPLPFPVGDLFQTAPCGFVVTDALEPDHPIIYVNTVFEMLTGYRAEEVLGRNCRFLQCRGPFAKRRHPSVDSMVVSEIRRCLDEGIEFQGELLNFKKDGSPLRNRLRLTPIYGDDEMITHVIGIQFFTESNIDLGPLPGSWTNESIKSSDRFCSVLSAIHPDTLGDRNVFRGICGIFQLSDEVLSLKILSRLTPRDIASVGSVCRRLYELTKNEDLWRMVCQNAWGSETTHLLETVPGAKRLGWGRLARELTTLEAAAWRKLTVAGAVEPSRCNFSACAVGNRVVLFGGEGVNMQPMNDTFVLDLNSSNPAWQHVQVSSPPPGRWGHTLSCVNGSHLVVFGGCGRQGLLNDVFVLGLDAKPPTWREISGLAPPLPRSWHSSCTLDGTKLIVSGGCTDSGVLLSDTFLLDLSMEKPIWREIPMAWTPPSRLGHTLSVYGGQKILMFGGLAKSGPLRFRSSDVFTMDLGEEEPCWRCVTGSGMPGAGNPGGIAPPPRLDHVAVSLPGERILIFGGSVAGLHSASQLYILDPTDEKPTWRILNVPGRPPRFAWGHSTCVVGGTRAIVLGGQPGEEWMLSELHELSLASSVI; via the exons ATGGTTGAAGCGATGGAGTGGGATAGTAGCAATTCGGATCTGAGCGATGACGAGGACGAGGGTTTCGTCCTCAACAATGGCGGTCCACTGCCCTTCCCCGTTGGAGACCTCTTCCAAACCGCGCCTTGTGGCTTTGTCGTCACTGACGCCCTCGAGCCCGACCACCCTATCATCTACGTCAACACCGTCTTCGAGATGCTTACTGGCTACCGCGCTGAGGAGGTCCTCGGTCGCAATTG TCGTTTCCTGCAATGTAGAGGTCCATTTGCAAAAAGAAGACATCCATCAGTGGACTCCATGGTAGTTTCAGAAATTAGGAGATGTCTTGATGAGGGAATTGAATTCCAAGGCGAGTTGTTGAACTTTAAGAAAGATGGATCTCCCCTGAGGAACAGATTACGATTGACACCTATATATGGAGATGATGAAATGATAACTCATGTTATTGGAATCCAGTTCTTCACTGAATCAAATATTGATCTGGGTCCGTTGCCTGGCTCTTGGACGAACGAATCCATAAAATCCTCTGATCGGTTTTGTTCTGTTCTTTCAGCTATCCACCCCGACACCTTGGGGGACCGAAATGTTTTTCGTGGGATTTGCGGGATATTCCAATTGAGTGATGAGGTGCTGTCTCTCAAGATTCTTTCACGTTTGACGCCTAGAGACATTGCATCAGTTGGGTCTGTATGTAGACGATTGTATGAGCTGACAAAGAATGAGGACCTTTGGAGAATGGTCTGCCAAAATGCATGGGGTAGTGAAACAACTCATCTTCTAGAGACTGTACCAGGTGCAAAGAGACTTGGGTGGGGTCGGCTGGCAAGGGAATTGACTACTCTTGAAGCAGCTGCATGGAGGAAACTGACTGTTGCGGGTGCTGTTGAACCCTCACGCTGCAACTTTAGTGCTTGTGCAGTTGGGAATCGAGTTGTTCTTTTTGGTGGGGAAGGGGTCAACATGCAACCTATGAATGACACCTTCGTATTGGATCTAAATTCCAGCAACCCAGCATGGCAACATGTCCAAGTGAGCTCACCGCCTCCTGGTCGTTGGGGCCATACACTTTCTTGTGTGAATGGGTCTCATTTGGTGGTATTTGGAGGCTGTGGAAGACAGGGCTTGCTCAATGATGTGTTTGTGTTGGGTTTGGATGCCAAGCCTCCAACTTGGCGTGAAATATCTGGATTGGCCCCTCCACTTCCAAGATCATGGCACAGCTCTTGCACCCTAGATGGCACCAAGTTAATTGTTTCTGGTGGTTGTACTGATTCTGGAGTACTTCTCAGCGACACATTTCTGCTTGATCTTTCAATGGAGAAACCTATCTGGAGGGAGATACCAATGGCATGGACCCCACCTTCTCGGTTAGGCCATACACTATCTGTGTATGGTGGTCAGAAAATATTGATGTTTGGGGGTCTGGCCAAGAGTGGGCCCCTTCGATTTCGTTCCAGCGATGTCTTCACAATGGATTTAGGCGAGGAAGAACCATGTTGGAGATGTGTAACTGGGAGTGGAATGCCTGGTGCTGGAAATCCGGGGGGCATAGCTCCTCCACCTAGACTTGATCATGTGGCTGTGAGCCTCCCAGGTGAGAGAATCCTGATATTTGGTGGGTCTGTGGCTGGTCTACACTCTGCGTCGCAGCTCTATATCCTGGACCCAACAGATGAAAAACCTACCTGGAGGATATTAAATGTGCCTGGGCGACCCCCAAGATTTGCTTGGGGTCATAGTACTTGTGTTGTTGGGGGCACAAGGGCCATTGTTCTTGGTGGTCAACCTGGAGAGGAGTGGATGCTAAGTGAGCTCCATGAGCTATCGCTGGCAAGTTCCGTTATCTGA
- the LOC122318619 gene encoding WD repeat-containing protein 75 produces MKTGGKSYVSSPPAFSNDGKRLLVCTGNTVSIFSTSTGLQIASLEGHTAPVTSVIVVPASSPASKILCCCWTASLDGSIRHWDFSVPDLMKKVDIKMPIFSMVIPSLLVQPVENDEKPSDLFAYLSVEDTIEQENRPKASRGQIRKCNLTASRLIGGLILKETPTPEFVAVSSVGKFIGIRNKRKLHIWMVPEKDSGRSVSKKIALHHTKNLTVLAFHPSKRIVAAGDVTGRILVWRGFGYQTFSVSDELVSGRLVDKEEERPGVRGNDDADSCSTWHWHSAEVNVLFFSSDGAYLYSGGKEGVLVVWQLDTGKKKFLPRIGSPLLYYTDSPDPTLSSISCADNQIHILKMPSMEILNSISGIKLPHSLPGIYEGLYSGFAFDYSSGLVALCTENYGIQFYSLFNDRGIYEVQVCERNHQPADEITVVVTFVALSQDGSMMSTVEAKLPEEGIGGLVCLKFWALGSENKKFSLSTVIYEPHRDAGISAVAFHPTRNVAVSSSYGGDFKLWVCNDEIQEKGLMLQNSGWACLAVGAYKKKPMTAAAFSCDGSVLAVAAETVITLWDPNKNVLVAVIGETLTPIVTLSFAGNSEYLVSVSRGSKPQLSIWSMSKLSLSWSYKLHIEAVACAVNLSSFAVLALLPESSICMESEPSFQGRDGIILVFNAMDPVPVSTWSVKKAKGGGVAFLQGYTSSLKQNNSDGNAQQELLVYINSDREYILFDPYGNEANELGMSQQDGLVEFEETEKFGYASIYGELPKLNLTRNQTSLVPSVPSERPWESIFSGSSHNLPPLTKVCSAFLESLMEKRTAVVE; encoded by the exons ATGAAAACTGGGGGGAAGAGCTATGTATCTTCGCCCCCTGCCTTTTCGAACGACGGCAAGCGTCTTCTCGTTTGCACAGGCAACACTGTATCCATCTTCAGCACCTCCACCGGCTTACAG aTTGCATCATTGGAAGGTCATACGGCGCCGGTGACGTCGGTGATTGTGGTGCCGGCATCTAGCCCCGCTTCTAAGATTTTGTGCTGCTGCTGGACCGCCTCACTCGATGGGTCGATTCGGCATTGGGATTTTTCGGTGCCGGACTTAATGAAGAAGGTCGACATTAAGATGCCCATTTTCTCCATG gtGATTCCATCTTTATTAGTCCAACCAGTTGAGAACGATGAGAAACCAAGTGATCTTTTTGCTTATCTGTCTGTTGAAGATACCATAGAACAAGAAAACAGGCCCAAAGCTAGTCGCGGACAGATCCGGAAGTGTAACTTGACGGCATCTCGTTTGATTGGTGGATTAATATTGAAAGAG ACTCCAACACCAGAATTTGTAGCTGTTAGTTCAGTGGGAAAATTCATCGGCATCAGAAATAAGCGCAAGCTTCATATATGGATGGTCCCTGAAAAAGATTCTGGGCGTTCAGTGTCAAAGAAAATAGCCCTGCATCATACAAAGAATTTGACTGTTCTTGCATTTCATCCATCTAAGAGGATTGTAGCTGCAGGTGATGTAACTGGGAGAATTTTAGTATGGCGGGGATTTGGTTATCAAACATTTTCTGTCAGTGATGAACTAGTCAGTGGAAGGTTGGTGGATAAAGAGGAGGAAAGACCCGGGGTGAGGGGAAATGATGATGCTGATTCTTGCTCCACATGGCATTGGCACTCTGCTGAAGTGAATGtcctctttttctcttctgaTGGAGCCTACTTATATTCAG GTGGAAAGGAGGGCGTTCTTGTGGTCTGGCAGCTAGATACAGGGAAGAAGAAATTTTTACCACGAATTGGATCTCCTCTTCTATATTATACAGATTCTCCAGATCCTACACTTTCCTCT ATATCTTGTGCAgataatcaaattcatatacTGAAAATGCCTTCAATGGAGATCTTGAACTCCATCTCAGGGATCAAG CTTCCTCATTCACTCCCAGGGATATACGAAGGTCTATATAGCGGGTTTGCATTTGATTACTCATCTGGATTGGTTGCCCTATGTACAGAGAACTATGGCATCCAATTCTATAGCTTGTTTAATGACCGTGGAATATATGAG GTTCAAGTCTGTGAAAGAAATCATCAACCAGCTGATGAAATCACG GTTGTAGTGACTTTTGTGGCTCTCTCCCAAGATGGATCTATGATGAGTACTGTTGAAGCTAAGCTTCCTGAAGAGGGAATAGGAGGTCTTGTTTGCCTTAAGTTTTGGGCATTGggttcagaaaacaaaaagttCAGCTTGTCAACTGTCATTTATGAACCTCATAG GGATGCTGGTATTTCTGCTGTTGCATTTCATCCTACCCGTAATGTGGCAGTTAGCTCATCGTATGGTGGGGACTTCAAG TTATGGGTTTGCAATGACGAAATTCAGGAGAAAGGTCTGATGCTTCAGAATTCTGGTTGGGCATGCTTGGCTGTTGGGGCATACAA AAAAAAGCCAATGACAGCTGCTGCATTTTCTTGTGATGGTTCTGTCCTGGCTGTTGCGGCAGAAACTGTCATCACCTTGTGGGATCCTAACAAGAATGTCCTTGTTGCTGTGATTGGAGAGACTCTCACG CCAATCGTTACACTGTCCTTTGCTGGAAATTCAGAGTATCTTGTTTCCGTGTCCCGAGGTTCAAAGCCGCAGCTCTCTATATGGAGCATGTCAAAGTTGTCGCTATCTTGGTCATACAAGCTTCACATTGAAG CTGTAGCATGTGCAGTAAACCTATCATCTTTTGCTGTTCTTGCTCTTCTTCCTGAATCATCTATATGTATGGAGTCTGAACCATCGTTTCAAGGAAGAGATGGGATAATCTTAGTGTTCAATGCAATGGATCCTGTTCCTGTTTCTACCTGGTCTGTAAAGAAG GCCAAGGGAGGTGGGGTTGCATTTCTTCAAGGTTATACTTCTTCCTTGAAACAGAATAATTCAGATGGAAATGCACAGCAAGAATTGCTTGTGTATATAAACAGTGATCGTGAGTACATTCTCTTTGACCCATATGGCAATGAAGCAAATGAACTTGGCATGTCCCAGCAGGATGGTCTAGTTGAGTTTGAAGAGACAG AGAAATTCGGATACGCATCAATTTATGGGGAGTTACCGAAGTTAAACTTAACAAGAAACCAGACTTCGTTGGTCCCATCTGTTCCATCGGAGAGGCCTTGGGAGAGCATATTCAGCGGTTCATCACATAATCTTCCACCCCTCACCAAAGTGTGTTCAGCATTTTTGGAATCATTAATGGAAAAGCGGACTGCGGTTGTTGAGTGA
- the LOC122317868 gene encoding probable receptor-like serine/threonine-protein kinase At5g57670 isoform X2: MKYIRTNSLKRLFSLKRRNFEGEIPNPDGSILEHTKDIFRNAAVPEPHQRPTWKCFSYGEIFDATNGFSPENLVGRGGYAEVYRGTLGDGEEIAVKRLTKASSDERKEKEFLTEIGTIGHARHPNVLSLLGCCIDNGLYLIFRFSSKGSVAALLHDTNLQPLDWKTRHKIAIGTGRGLHYLHKGCQRRIIHRDIKASNVLLTADFEPQISDFGLAKWLPSQWSHHSIGPIEGTFGHLAPEYYLHGIVDEKTDVFAFGVLLLEIISGRKPVDGSHQSLHGWAKPILNQGETEKLIDPRLGGAYDVTQLKRLAFAASLCIRSSSMWRPTMSEVMEVMEDGEVDKERWKMQEEEEPVVFWGFEDLESECDSSFSSPHDSREQRVIRSVGDLELDENIKKYK, encoded by the exons ATGAAATATATTCGGACCAACAGCTTGAAGCGGCTCTTCTCTTTGAAACGACGCAATTTTGAGGGGGAAATTCCAAACCCAGATGGCTCTATCCTAGAACATACCAAAGATATCTTCAGGAATGCTGCAGTGCCAGAACCTCATCAGAGACCTACTTGGAAATGCTTCTCCTATGGAGAAATCTTCGACGCCACCAATGGTTTTAGCCCAG AGAATTTAGTTGGCCGAGGAGGCTATGCAGAGGTATACAGAGGAACTCTGGGAGACGGTGAAGAAATTGCAGTGAAGAGGCTGACAAAAGCTTCTTCtgatgagagaaaagagaaggagtTCTTGACAGAGATAGGAACCATTGGTCATGCGCGCCACCCAAATGTACTCTCTCTCTTAGGCTGTTGTATCGACAATGGGCTTTACCTCATTTTCCGCTTCTCCTCAAAAGGCTCAGTTGCTGCTCTTCTACATG ACACGAATTTGCAGCCGTTAGATTGGAAAACAAGGCATAAGATAGCCATTGGGACGGGTAGGGGGCTTCATTACTTGCACAAGGGCTGCCAAAGAAGAATAATTCACCGGGACATCAAGGCCTCCAACGTTTTATTAACTGCAGATTTTGAACCACAG ATATCTGATTTTGGACTAGCAAAATGGCTTCCATCTCAATGGTCTCACCATTCAATTGGTCCAATAGAAGGGACATTTGG GCACTTAGCTCCTGAGTATTATTTGCATGGGATTGTGGATGAGAAAACGGATGTGTTTGCTTTTGGAGTTCTTCTTTTGGAGATAATCTCAGGCAGAAAACCGGTGGATGGCTCTCACCAAAGCTTGCACGGCTGG GCCAAACCAATTCTCAACCAAGGAGAGACTGAAAAGTTGATAGATCCAAGGCTTGGAGGGGCCTATGATGTAACGCAGTTGAAAAGGCTAGCCTTTGCAGCCTCACTTTGCATCCGCTCATCTTCAATGTGGCGCCCCACTATGAGTGAG GTAATGGAGGTAATGGAGGACGGAGAGGTGGACAAAGAGAGGTGGAAGATGCAGGAGGAAGAAGAACCGGTGGTGTTCTGGGGATTTGAGGATCTAGAATCTGAATGTGACAGTTCCTTCTCCTCTCCACATGACTCGCGTGAACAGAGAGTTATTAGATCAGTTGGAGATCTGGAACTTGATGAAAAT attaaaaaatacaaatga
- the LOC122317868 gene encoding probable receptor-like serine/threonine-protein kinase At5g57670 isoform X1, whose product MKYIRTNSLKRLFSLKRRNFEGEIPNPDGSILEHTKDIFRNAAVPEPHQRPTWKCFSYGEIFDATNGFSPENLVGRGGYAEVYRGTLGDGEEIAVKRLTKASSDERKEKEFLTEIGTIGHARHPNVLSLLGCCIDNGLYLIFRFSSKGSVAALLHDTNLQPLDWKTRHKIAIGTGRGLHYLHKGCQRRIIHRDIKASNVLLTADFEPQISDFGLAKWLPSQWSHHSIGPIEGTFGHLAPEYYLHGIVDEKTDVFAFGVLLLEIISGRKPVDGSHQSLHGWAKPILNQGETEKLIDPRLGGAYDVTQLKRLAFAASLCIRSSSMWRPTMSEVMEVMEDGEVDKERWKMQEEEEPVVFWGFEDLESECDSSFSSPHDSREQRVIRSVGDLELDENVFVTFVDM is encoded by the exons ATGAAATATATTCGGACCAACAGCTTGAAGCGGCTCTTCTCTTTGAAACGACGCAATTTTGAGGGGGAAATTCCAAACCCAGATGGCTCTATCCTAGAACATACCAAAGATATCTTCAGGAATGCTGCAGTGCCAGAACCTCATCAGAGACCTACTTGGAAATGCTTCTCCTATGGAGAAATCTTCGACGCCACCAATGGTTTTAGCCCAG AGAATTTAGTTGGCCGAGGAGGCTATGCAGAGGTATACAGAGGAACTCTGGGAGACGGTGAAGAAATTGCAGTGAAGAGGCTGACAAAAGCTTCTTCtgatgagagaaaagagaaggagtTCTTGACAGAGATAGGAACCATTGGTCATGCGCGCCACCCAAATGTACTCTCTCTCTTAGGCTGTTGTATCGACAATGGGCTTTACCTCATTTTCCGCTTCTCCTCAAAAGGCTCAGTTGCTGCTCTTCTACATG ACACGAATTTGCAGCCGTTAGATTGGAAAACAAGGCATAAGATAGCCATTGGGACGGGTAGGGGGCTTCATTACTTGCACAAGGGCTGCCAAAGAAGAATAATTCACCGGGACATCAAGGCCTCCAACGTTTTATTAACTGCAGATTTTGAACCACAG ATATCTGATTTTGGACTAGCAAAATGGCTTCCATCTCAATGGTCTCACCATTCAATTGGTCCAATAGAAGGGACATTTGG GCACTTAGCTCCTGAGTATTATTTGCATGGGATTGTGGATGAGAAAACGGATGTGTTTGCTTTTGGAGTTCTTCTTTTGGAGATAATCTCAGGCAGAAAACCGGTGGATGGCTCTCACCAAAGCTTGCACGGCTGG GCCAAACCAATTCTCAACCAAGGAGAGACTGAAAAGTTGATAGATCCAAGGCTTGGAGGGGCCTATGATGTAACGCAGTTGAAAAGGCTAGCCTTTGCAGCCTCACTTTGCATCCGCTCATCTTCAATGTGGCGCCCCACTATGAGTGAG GTAATGGAGGTAATGGAGGACGGAGAGGTGGACAAAGAGAGGTGGAAGATGCAGGAGGAAGAAGAACCGGTGGTGTTCTGGGGATTTGAGGATCTAGAATCTGAATGTGACAGTTCCTTCTCCTCTCCACATGACTCGCGTGAACAGAGAGTTATTAGATCAGTTGGAGATCTGGAACTTGATGAAAATGTATTTGTCACTTTTGTTGACATGTAA